The uncultured Fretibacterium sp. genome includes a region encoding these proteins:
- a CDS encoding Rpn family recombination-promoting nuclease/putative transposase, translated as MTLPERDITEKHLEAYDDVFSDMVNVLLFNGQRRVGPEDLRDTRARTLYKTDGKLREQERDVSKLWVSRGVVISLIGIENQTEIDRDMALRVFGYEGADYRGQLSGDKSLYPVITLVLYFGERRWTAPRSLYERIQVPEELRPFVNDLKLNVFEVAFLTDEQVERFTSDFKIVADYFVQMRRDRDYVPSRQVVEHVDAVLKLLSALTRDNRFEEAQNHFRKGESVTMLSVLDKVEARGIALGRNEGIALGRNEGITLGGAKARVEAARRMLAMNFTTEQIAQVTDLSLDEIGALRAETFPGGQPTA; from the coding sequence ATGACATTGCCCGAGCGGGACATCACGGAGAAGCACCTTGAAGCCTATGATGATGTCTTCTCAGATATGGTGAACGTGCTGCTCTTCAATGGGCAAAGACGGGTTGGCCCCGAGGACCTCCGGGATACGAGGGCACGTACCCTGTACAAGACCGACGGCAAACTCCGGGAACAGGAGCGCGATGTCTCCAAGCTATGGGTATCCAGAGGGGTCGTCATCTCCCTGATTGGCATTGAGAATCAGACCGAGATCGACCGCGATATGGCCCTTCGGGTATTCGGCTACGAGGGGGCGGACTACCGCGGTCAGCTATCCGGGGACAAGAGCCTGTACCCCGTAATAACTCTGGTTCTCTATTTTGGGGAACGCCGCTGGACGGCGCCCCGGTCTTTGTATGAGAGGATCCAGGTCCCGGAGGAATTGAGGCCCTTCGTGAACGATCTCAAGCTCAATGTCTTCGAAGTTGCTTTTTTGACGGATGAGCAGGTTGAGAGATTTACGAGCGATTTCAAGATTGTGGCGGACTACTTCGTACAGATGAGAAGGGATCGGGACTATGTCCCTTCGCGTCAGGTCGTCGAACATGTGGATGCGGTGCTGAAGTTGTTGTCGGCACTTACACGGGACAACCGTTTCGAGGAGGCGCAGAATCATTTCAGGAAGGGGGAGAGCGTTACCATGCTGAGCGTTCTGGATAAGGTGGAGGCCAGGGGCATCGCTTTGGGGCGAAATGAGGGCATCGCTTTGGGGCGAAATGAGGGTATTACTCTAGGGGGGGCCAAGGCCAGGGTTGAGGCTGCGCGGCGAATGCTGGCCATGAACTTCACGACCGAACAGATAGCCCAGGTAACTGATCTGTCCCTTGATGAAATCGGGGCACTGAGGGCCGAAACCTTCCCAGGAGGACAGCCGACCGCTTAA
- the grdB gene encoding glycine reductase complex selenoprotein B, producing MKKGGTELAFRVVHYINQFYAGIGGEEKADHKPEIREAVVGPGTALKAALGSEAEIVATVICGDSYFASNMEKASAEIIEMIKKYKPDAFVAGPAFNAGRYGTACGAMCEAVSKQLGIPVVSGMYPENPGVEMYKKAAYIVETPDSAAGMKQAVPAMGKLILKLLKKDPIGKPCEEGYIERGIRKNVFYDKLAAERCVDMFVSKLKDLPFETEYKMPVFDRVPPQPAVKDMKNAVIALVTSGGICPKGNPDHIEASSASKYGEYDITGVNDLTSDKYCTAHGGYDATYADQDADRVLPVDVMRDLEKEGVFKKLHNKFYTTVGNGTAVASAKRFGAEIVNKLVADGVTAVILTSTUGTCTRCGATMVKEIERKLPVVHVCTIVPISQTVGANRIVPAIAIPHPLGDPTRTPEEEKALRRRLVERALKALQTDITEQTVFTE from the coding sequence ATGAAGAAAGGTGGGACAGAATTGGCTTTTCGTGTGGTTCATTACATCAACCAGTTCTACGCGGGCATTGGCGGTGAGGAAAAGGCCGACCACAAACCTGAGATCCGTGAGGCCGTCGTAGGTCCCGGAACCGCTCTCAAGGCCGCTTTGGGCTCCGAGGCGGAGATTGTGGCGACCGTCATCTGCGGAGACTCCTACTTCGCCTCCAACATGGAGAAGGCGAGCGCGGAGATCATCGAGATGATCAAAAAGTATAAGCCGGACGCCTTCGTGGCGGGTCCCGCGTTCAACGCGGGCCGTTACGGGACCGCGTGCGGCGCCATGTGCGAGGCCGTCTCCAAGCAGCTGGGGATCCCTGTCGTCAGCGGCATGTACCCGGAGAACCCCGGCGTCGAGATGTACAAGAAGGCCGCTTACATCGTGGAGACCCCTGACAGCGCGGCCGGCATGAAGCAGGCCGTCCCCGCGATGGGCAAGCTGATCCTGAAGCTCCTGAAGAAGGATCCGATCGGCAAACCCTGCGAGGAGGGCTACATTGAGCGCGGCATCCGCAAGAACGTCTTCTACGACAAGCTGGCGGCCGAGCGCTGCGTGGATATGTTCGTCTCCAAGCTGAAGGACCTCCCCTTCGAGACCGAGTACAAGATGCCGGTCTTCGACCGCGTGCCCCCTCAGCCCGCCGTCAAGGACATGAAGAACGCCGTCATCGCCCTGGTGACCTCAGGTGGCATCTGCCCGAAGGGCAACCCCGACCACATCGAGGCGTCCAGCGCCAGCAAGTACGGCGAGTACGACATCACCGGCGTGAACGACCTGACCTCCGACAAGTACTGCACGGCCCACGGCGGCTACGACGCCACCTACGCCGATCAGGACGCCGACCGGGTTTTGCCCGTCGATGTTATGCGCGACCTGGAGAAAGAGGGCGTCTTCAAGAAGCTGCACAACAAGTTCTACACCACGGTGGGGAACGGCACGGCCGTCGCCAGCGCCAAGAGGTTCGGTGCGGAGATCGTCAACAAGCTGGTGGCCGACGGCGTGACCGCGGTCATCCTCACCTCCACCTGAGGCACCTGCACTCGTTGCGGTGCAACGATGGTGAAGGAAATCGAGCGCAAGCTGCCCGTGGTGCACGTCTGTACGATCGTCCCGATCTCCCAGACGGTTGGCGCAAACAGAATCGTCCCGGCGATCGCCATTCCCCATCCTCTGGGAGACCCGACCCGTACCCCCGAGGAGGAGAAGGCTCTGCGCCGCCGTCTCGTCGAGAGGGCTTTGAAGGCCCTCCAGACGGACATCACCGAGCAGACCGTCTTCACGGAGTAG
- a CDS encoding type II toxin-antitoxin system RelB/DinJ family antitoxin yields the protein MANGLLQLRIDDALRQEAAEIYSQLGLDLPTAIRMFLTRSVQVRGIPFSMQLPDGDYKAIAAMRRMSRMAEECGVADMTLDEINAEIAAARNGKP from the coding sequence ATGGCAAACGGATTGCTCCAGCTTCGGATCGATGATGCTCTGAGGCAGGAGGCCGCGGAGATTTACTCTCAGCTTGGCCTCGATCTTCCCACGGCCATCCGCATGTTTCTGACCCGTTCGGTGCAGGTCAGGGGCATTCCCTTCAGTATGCAGCTTCCTGACGGGGATTATAAAGCGATTGCGGCGATGAGGCGCATGAGCCGGATGGCGGAGGAGTGCGGCGTCGCCGACATGACTCTGGACGAGATCAATGCGGAAATAGCCGCAGCGAGGAACGGAAAGCCCTAA
- the grdC gene encoding glycine/sarcosine/betaine reductase complex component C subunit beta → MSTVGIKSYAYCLNHAPETGSFYGGTPYEARHSGKEQEYVEALPKHLQTYEEALHYAPNQTYIGGLSYEAFEEAKAPWTENRLSDAQRYGKFGEIMPEDEFLGLISACDEFELVWLEKGFAESVSAKLAKDPVVTESIVKRVVRPKNMKDLADIEAEVKDREALPLHFGGKVVGCIRSGHPTDACLTAHVLMENLAGKASGVLALLHLLKNSGMAPADLDFVIECSEEGAGDVGQRAGNNFAKAIAEVAGCVNASGCDVRGFCAGPVNAMIAAASQVAAGARRNIAVVAGGSIPKLYMNSRDHVKKGLKALEDCVGSFAVLLVPDDGTNPIMRLDVLGKHTVGAGGAPQAVTSALTFEPLQAAGLTFTDVDRFAPELQNSEITMPAGAGDVPLANIKMIAALAVMKKAIEKADMEAFIKKHGTVGYAHTQGHIPAGVPFIGPACEGIRAGKMKRVMIIGKGSLFLARLTNLADGASFLIEAPTGSASAGAVSKEDVKSLILEALSEIAGKLN, encoded by the coding sequence ATGTCCACGGTAGGAATCAAGAGCTATGCCTATTGTCTGAACCACGCGCCCGAGACGGGGAGCTTCTACGGCGGCACCCCCTACGAAGCCCGCCACAGCGGCAAGGAGCAGGAGTACGTCGAAGCTCTGCCCAAGCACCTTCAGACCTACGAGGAGGCCTTGCACTATGCTCCCAACCAGACCTACATCGGCGGCCTGAGCTACGAGGCGTTCGAGGAGGCCAAGGCCCCCTGGACCGAGAACCGCCTGAGCGACGCACAGCGCTACGGCAAGTTCGGCGAGATCATGCCGGAGGACGAGTTCCTGGGGCTGATCTCCGCCTGCGACGAGTTCGAGCTCGTCTGGCTGGAGAAGGGTTTTGCGGAGTCCGTCAGCGCCAAGCTGGCGAAGGACCCCGTCGTCACGGAGTCGATCGTCAAGCGCGTGGTGCGGCCCAAAAACATGAAGGACCTGGCCGACATCGAAGCGGAGGTCAAGGATCGTGAGGCCCTGCCCCTGCACTTCGGTGGCAAGGTCGTCGGCTGCATCCGCAGCGGACACCCCACGGACGCCTGCCTGACGGCCCACGTCCTGATGGAGAACCTGGCCGGGAAGGCGTCGGGCGTCCTCGCCCTGCTGCACCTGCTGAAGAACAGCGGCATGGCCCCGGCGGACCTCGACTTCGTCATCGAGTGCTCCGAGGAGGGCGCGGGCGACGTGGGGCAGCGCGCGGGCAACAACTTCGCCAAGGCCATCGCCGAGGTCGCGGGCTGCGTCAACGCCTCCGGGTGCGACGTGCGCGGCTTCTGCGCCGGGCCCGTCAACGCGATGATCGCGGCGGCCTCCCAGGTGGCCGCCGGCGCGCGCAGAAACATCGCCGTCGTCGCCGGTGGTTCCATCCCCAAGCTCTACATGAACAGCCGCGACCACGTGAAGAAGGGGCTCAAGGCCCTCGAGGACTGTGTGGGCAGCTTTGCCGTCCTTCTGGTCCCTGACGACGGCACGAACCCGATCATGCGCCTCGATGTCCTGGGCAAGCACACCGTCGGCGCGGGCGGCGCTCCTCAGGCCGTCACCTCCGCCCTGACCTTCGAGCCCCTTCAGGCCGCGGGTTTGACCTTTACGGACGTGGACCGCTTCGCCCCGGAACTCCAGAACTCCGAGATCACGATGCCGGCCGGAGCGGGCGACGTGCCCCTGGCTAACATCAAGATGATCGCGGCCCTCGCCGTCATGAAGAAGGCCATCGAGAAGGCCGACATGGAGGCCTTCATCAAGAAGCACGGGACGGTGGGCTACGCCCACACGCAGGGACATATCCCCGCGGGCGTCCCCTTCATCGGTCCCGCCTGCGAGGGCATCCGTGCGGGCAAGATGAAGCGCGTCATGATCATTGGAAAGGGAAGCCTTTTCCTGGCGCGCCTGACCAACCTGGCCGACGGCGCCTCCTTCCTCATCGAGGCCCCGACCGGCAGCGCGTCCGCGGGCGCCGTCAGCAAGGAGGACGTGAAGTCCCTGATCCTGGAGGCGCTCTCCGAAATCGCCGGGAAGCTGAACTGA
- the grdD gene encoding glycine/sarcosine/betaine reductase complex component C subunit alpha, whose translation MSDAIRKVVGSALAEIIESARSGGPKVKVGLMAAGSELGPEELARGARLARETYGNVTPVMIGPRTPGFEELEWIETPDCEADVASTLEAALKDGRIAGAVALHFPFPLGVTTIGRVMTPGRGKAMILASTTGTSATIRGEAMLRNALYGIATAKAMGIENPTVGILNVDTAQPVFRALTHLKERGYPITFGASVRKDGGAVLRGNDILAGAVDVCVTDTLSGNVLMKMFSSFTTGGSYEATGWGYGPSCGEGWRNVVSIISRASGAPVIANALAYNASVIAGGLPDKVAAELAAARRAGLDDEIAALTPRAEVVEEVKAPPAEPTDDEVHGIDVLEIENAVKSLWKAGIYAESAMGCTGPVIKMPAKHVEKAKGILKENGYL comes from the coding sequence ATGTCTGACGCAATCAGGAAGGTAGTCGGGTCCGCCCTGGCCGAGATCATCGAATCGGCCAGAAGCGGCGGCCCCAAGGTGAAGGTCGGCCTGATGGCCGCCGGAAGCGAGCTGGGCCCCGAGGAACTGGCCCGCGGGGCGCGGCTGGCGCGGGAGACCTACGGAAACGTCACGCCCGTCATGATCGGTCCGCGCACTCCCGGGTTCGAGGAGCTGGAGTGGATCGAGACCCCGGACTGCGAGGCGGACGTTGCCTCGACCCTGGAGGCCGCGCTCAAGGACGGCCGCATCGCCGGCGCCGTGGCGCTCCACTTTCCCTTCCCGCTGGGCGTGACCACTATCGGGCGCGTCATGACGCCCGGCAGGGGCAAGGCGATGATCCTGGCCTCCACCACCGGGACCTCGGCGACGATCCGGGGCGAGGCGATGCTGCGCAACGCGCTCTACGGCATCGCGACGGCGAAGGCCATGGGGATCGAGAACCCGACGGTCGGGATCCTCAACGTGGACACGGCGCAGCCCGTATTCCGGGCGCTTACCCATCTGAAGGAGAGGGGATACCCCATCACCTTCGGTGCGTCCGTCCGCAAGGACGGCGGCGCGGTGCTGCGCGGCAACGACATCCTGGCCGGGGCGGTGGACGTGTGCGTGACGGACACGCTGTCGGGCAACGTCCTGATGAAGATGTTCTCGTCCTTCACGACGGGCGGCTCCTACGAGGCCACGGGTTGGGGTTATGGTCCCTCCTGCGGCGAGGGCTGGCGAAACGTCGTCTCCATCATCTCGCGCGCCTCGGGCGCTCCGGTCATCGCGAACGCGCTTGCCTACAACGCGTCGGTCATCGCCGGCGGACTGCCGGACAAGGTGGCCGCCGAGCTGGCCGCCGCCCGAAGGGCGGGGCTGGACGACGAGATCGCGGCCCTGACGCCCAGGGCGGAGGTCGTGGAGGAGGTCAAGGCCCCGCCCGCGGAGCCCACGGACGACGAGGTCCACGGCATCGACGTCCTGGAGATCGAGAACGCGGTGAAGTCGCTCTGGAAGGCCGGCATCTACGCCGAGTCCGCCATGGGCTGCACCGGCCCCGTCATCAAGATGCCGGCGAAGCACGTGGAGAAGGCCAAGGGAATCCTCAAGGAGAACGGGTATCTGTAG
- a CDS encoding helix-turn-helix domain-containing protein gives MKASKGPQAGNYVERCPLLYVMELIGSKWKLPILWCLSEEDGLHYNELKRRVHGVTNTMLTKCLRELEEKGLVFRHSLGSVPPSVTYHLREDGKSLIPALEGLCSWGMAYLEKRREADAARL, from the coding sequence ATGAAGGCATCAAAAGGACCTCAGGCCGGGAACTATGTGGAGCGCTGCCCGTTGCTCTACGTGATGGAATTGATTGGCTCCAAGTGGAAGCTGCCGATACTCTGGTGTCTGAGCGAGGAGGACGGCCTGCATTACAACGAGCTGAAGCGCCGCGTTCATGGGGTGACCAACACCATGCTGACGAAGTGCCTTCGCGAGTTGGAGGAGAAGGGACTGGTCTTCCGCCATTCGCTTGGAAGCGTGCCGCCCTCCGTGACCTATCACCTGAGGGAGGATGGGAAGAGCCTCATACCGGCCCTGGAGGGGCTGTGCAGCTGGGGGATGGCCTACCTGGAGAAGCGGAGGGAGGCCGATGCCGCACGGCTGTAG
- the grdA gene encoding glycine/sarcosine/betaine reductase complex selenoprotein A, with the protein MGKLAGKKLLLLGERDGVPGPAMEACLKDSGAEILFSATECFVUTAAGAMDLQNQQRVKDAGEKYGSDCIVILGSSDAEGAEIYAETVSNGDPTYAGPLAGVSLGLPVYHVFDPVIRAECDPAAWEEQISMMEMVLDPEALAAAVKGIRDQYSKNAI; encoded by the coding sequence GCAGGCAAGAAGCTGTTGCTTCTCGGCGAGCGCGATGGCGTTCCCGGCCCCGCCATGGAGGCATGTTTGAAGGACAGCGGCGCCGAGATCCTCTTCTCGGCCACCGAGTGTTTCGTCTGAACGGCCGCAGGGGCGATGGACCTGCAGAACCAGCAGCGCGTCAAGGATGCTGGTGAGAAGTACGGATCCGATTGCATCGTTATTCTTGGCTCCTCCGACGCCGAGGGCGCGGAGATCTACGCCGAGACCGTCAGCAACGGCGATCCGACATATGCAGGCCCGCTCGCCGGAGTCTCGTTGGGACTCCCCGTATATCATGTCTTCGATCCCGTCATTCGCGCCGAGTGTGATCCCGCCGCTTGGGAAGAGCAGATAAGCATGATGGAGATGGTGCTCGACCCCGAAGCATTGGCAGCCGCGGTCAAGGGCATACGCGATCAGTACAGCAAAAACGCGATCTGA
- a CDS encoding flavodoxin family protein codes for MNALFVNGSPRKNWNTHKMLESAMEGARGAGAETDLAHLYDAAFKGCVSCFACKVKNSRTNGLCAFRDPLTPTLEKARGADVIIIGSPVYLGCPTASTRAFLERLMFPLLIYGIEERRVLKKTVPSAMIYTMNCSEGLAEQFHYPTLLGANANALRLTFGYSETLCAYDTYQFSDYSRYEVTLFNEKDKARQREEQFPKDLQNARELGKRLVEKAAS; via the coding sequence ATGAACGCGTTGTTTGTGAACGGAAGTCCGCGCAAAAACTGGAACACCCACAAGATGCTGGAGAGCGCGATGGAGGGAGCCAGGGGGGCCGGGGCGGAGACCGATCTGGCGCACCTGTACGATGCTGCCTTCAAGGGCTGCGTCAGCTGTTTCGCCTGCAAGGTGAAGAACAGCAGGACGAACGGGCTCTGCGCCTTTCGCGACCCGCTGACGCCGACCCTGGAGAAGGCGCGGGGGGCGGATGTCATCATCATCGGCAGCCCGGTCTATCTCGGCTGTCCCACCGCCTCGACGCGCGCCTTTCTGGAGCGGCTGATGTTCCCCCTGCTCATCTACGGAATCGAGGAGAGGAGGGTCCTGAAGAAGACCGTCCCCTCGGCGATGATCTACACCATGAACTGTTCGGAGGGACTGGCGGAGCAGTTTCATTACCCCACCCTGCTTGGGGCGAATGCCAACGCCCTCAGACTCACCTTCGGCTACAGCGAGACGCTCTGCGCCTACGACACGTACCAGTTCAGCGACTACTCCCGCTACGAGGTCACCCTGTTCAACGAAAAGGACAAGGCCAGACAGCGCGAGGAGCAGTTTCCGAAGGACCTTCAAAACGCCCGCGAGCTGGGGAAGCGGCTGGTCGAAAAGGCCGCCTCTTGA
- a CDS encoding putative toxin-antitoxin system toxin component, PIN family, translating to MKLCAVIDTNVLVSALLKWDSVPGAVLEQSLVGSLIPVLSGPILSEYTEVLHRKKFPFQEEDIRILLDGLNRRGVFLDPAAFPEGLPDPKDAAFYAVTMEARQNGDAYLVTGNIKHFPLRPFVVTPREMLTILEQLRQAASTENR from the coding sequence ATGAAACTTTGTGCCGTGATTGACACCAATGTACTGGTCTCGGCTCTGCTCAAATGGGATTCCGTCCCAGGGGCGGTCCTGGAACAGTCTCTCGTCGGAAGTCTCATTCCTGTCCTGAGCGGCCCTATCCTGTCTGAATACACCGAAGTGCTTCACAGAAAAAAGTTCCCTTTCCAAGAGGAGGATATTCGGATACTGCTTGATGGACTCAATCGACGCGGCGTGTTTCTTGATCCGGCGGCTTTCCCGGAAGGTCTGCCCGACCCGAAAGATGCGGCATTCTACGCGGTGACGATGGAAGCGCGTCAAAATGGCGATGCTTACCTTGTGACCGGAAACATCAAGCACTTTCCGCTGAGGCCCTTTGTCGTCACTCCTCGAGAAATGCTGACCATTCTGGAACAATTAAGGCAGGCTGCGAGCACAGAAAACAGATGA